The proteins below are encoded in one region of Candidatus Zixiibacteriota bacterium:
- a CDS encoding thrombospondin type 3 repeat-containing protein, whose translation MGYGGYGILSIKSRIPSHHSGWCRKEAGWNTPTSLSGGEYNLVLNSIETTPVNSLYKLVIDDSRGEYFLLEFRDPQSTARYDKLDSDFSCYFWPDLTFACDPLDRGLIITHVHDSLGAPYWRINSGTPVYPHYTVAIEDAGYNPAHGVTTNPEGHATDSAQWWYPYESRKGAAFSADVAGQNLFSPTTTPNSDGYYGPTGITIRVDSIAAGQLYAYVIYDSDGDGAANNTDNCPGLANPAQSDGDSDGRGDACDNCPTVANADQADLDSDGSGDLCDSCTDSDGDGFGNPGFPLNTCPLDHCPNLPTATNSDQDADGYGDPCDNCPMMANADQADADSDGIGDVCDYLCGDADRSGAVNISDAVYLINFIFAGGPTPNPLLAGDADCSGALSISDAVYLINYVFAGGPAPCAACP comes from the coding sequence ATGGGCTACGGCGGCTATGGAATCCTCTCGATCAAGTCCCGGATTCCGTCGCACCACTCCGGCTGGTGCCGCAAGGAAGCCGGCTGGAATACCCCAACATCGCTGTCCGGCGGGGAATACAACCTCGTGCTCAACAGCATCGAGACGACACCGGTCAATTCACTCTACAAACTGGTGATCGATGACTCCCGCGGCGAGTACTTCCTGCTCGAATTCCGCGACCCGCAGTCAACTGCGCGTTACGACAAACTCGACTCCGACTTCTCGTGCTACTTCTGGCCCGACTTGACCTTCGCCTGCGATCCGCTCGATCGCGGCTTGATTATTACGCACGTTCATGACTCCCTCGGCGCCCCATACTGGCGCATCAACTCCGGGACTCCGGTCTATCCGCACTATACGGTGGCAATCGAGGATGCCGGCTACAACCCGGCTCACGGCGTAACCACCAATCCGGAAGGGCATGCCACCGATTCCGCCCAGTGGTGGTATCCCTACGAATCGCGCAAGGGTGCCGCTTTCTCCGCCGACGTCGCCGGTCAAAACCTCTTCAGCCCGACCACCACGCCCAACAGTGACGGCTACTACGGCCCGACCGGCATCACCATCCGCGTCGATTCCATCGCCGCCGGCCAATTGTACGCTTACGTCATCTATGACAGCGATGGTGACGGTGCTGCCAATAACACCGACAATTGCCCCGGCCTGGCCAACCCGGCTCAATCCGATGGCGACTCTGACGGTCGCGGCGACGCTTGCGACAACTGTCCCACCGTGGCCAATGCCGACCAGGCCGACCTCGACAGCGACGGCAGCGGCGATCTGTGCGACTCGTGCACCGACAGCGATGGTGACGGCTTCGGCAACCCCGGCTTCCCGTTGAACACTTGTCCGCTGGATCATTGCCCGAACCTGCCCACCGCCACGAATTCGGATCAGGATGCCGACGGCTACGGGGACCCCTGTGATAATTGTCCGATGATGGCCAATGCCGACCAGGCCGACGCTGACTCCGACGGTATTGGCGATGTCTGTGATTATCTCTGTGGCGACGCCGATCGCTCCGGAGCGGTGAACATTTCCGATGCCGTGTATTTGATCAATTTCATCTTCGCCGGTGGTCCGACGCCGAATCCGCTCCTGGCCGGTGATGCCGACTGCAGCGGCGCGCTTAGCATCTCCGACGCCGTCTACTTGATCAACTACGTCTTCGCCGGCGGCCCCGCGCCCTGCGCCGCCTGCCCGTAG
- a CDS encoding VCBS repeat-containing protein — protein MRLFMMLLLAGLTFLVTASASAATDSIAFNPALNYGAGDYPISIAAADFDLDGKIDLATANLLADNLSVLLNSGGGVFPSFTNFAAGGRPRWLVSARLNNDALPELAVCNESPAQINVLDNLGAGAFAVPTPYAVTGIGTIALYAADVNGDNAIDLVTTSTVSNLVVVCLNDGSGGFAPGVGYATPSGPFGVFVGKLDGDSDLDIAITNFTPDNISVFMNNGDGTFAPRTDYAVGDGPWALDGGDFDLDGDLDLAVACANINQVVLMANSGGAFSVDSTYSVGVGPKCIRAADLDGDLDLDLLTANEGSDNATVLENTGGVFSVAATLAAGDGPRGICAVDLDNNRSLDIAVANSFSDNVSVFLNAVPAPYLCGDADGSGAVTISDVVYLIAYIFSGGPAPIPLLAGDADCSAAVNISDAVYLINYIFSAGLAPCAACP, from the coding sequence ATGCGCCTGTTCATGATGCTGCTGCTGGCCGGTCTCACCTTCCTCGTGACGGCATCGGCATCGGCTGCGACCGACTCGATCGCCTTCAATCCGGCCCTGAATTATGGTGCGGGTGATTACCCGATCTCGATCGCCGCTGCCGATTTCGATCTCGACGGCAAAATCGACCTGGCTACGGCCAACCTCCTCGCTGATAATCTTTCCGTCTTGCTGAATTCCGGCGGAGGTGTCTTCCCGTCATTTACGAATTTCGCTGCCGGCGGACGGCCGCGATGGCTCGTCTCGGCGCGACTCAATAACGACGCGCTGCCGGAACTTGCGGTCTGCAACGAAAGTCCGGCGCAGATCAACGTCCTGGACAACCTCGGCGCCGGTGCATTTGCTGTCCCGACTCCCTACGCCGTCACCGGCATCGGCACGATCGCCCTCTACGCCGCCGACGTCAACGGCGATAACGCGATTGACTTGGTCACCACCAGCACCGTCTCGAATCTGGTTGTCGTCTGCCTCAATGACGGCAGCGGCGGTTTCGCGCCGGGCGTCGGTTATGCCACTCCGTCCGGGCCCTTCGGCGTCTTTGTCGGCAAGCTTGATGGCGACTCCGATCTCGATATTGCCATTACCAACTTCACCCCGGACAACATTTCCGTCTTTATGAATAACGGTGACGGCACCTTTGCCCCCCGCACCGACTATGCTGTCGGCGATGGTCCCTGGGCGCTCGACGGCGGCGATTTTGATCTCGACGGCGACCTCGATCTGGCGGTCGCCTGTGCCAACATTAACCAGGTCGTCCTCATGGCCAATTCCGGTGGCGCGTTCAGCGTCGACAGCACCTACAGCGTCGGCGTCGGCCCCAAATGTATCCGCGCCGCTGACCTGGACGGCGACCTGGACCTCGATCTCCTGACTGCCAACGAAGGATCGGATAACGCCACCGTCCTCGAGAATACCGGCGGGGTCTTCTCAGTTGCGGCAACTTTGGCCGCCGGCGACGGCCCGCGGGGCATCTGTGCCGTCGATCTCGACAACAATCGCTCCCTTGACATTGCGGTCGCCAATTCGTTTTCTGACAATGTCTCGGTCTTCCTGAATGCCGTGCCCGCGCCGTATCTCTGCGGCGATGCCGACGGCTCCGGTGCCGTCACGATTTCCGATGTAGTCTACTTGATTGCCTACATCTTCTCCGGCGGTCCGGCGCCGATTCCGCTGCTGGCCGGCGATGCCGACTGCAGCGCTGCCGTCAACATCTCTGACGCCGTTTACCTGATCAACTATATCTTCTCTGCTGGCCTGGCGCCCTGCGCCGCCTGCCCGTGA